One window of Atribacter laminatus genomic DNA carries:
- a CDS encoding zinc-dependent alcohol dehydrogenase — protein MKRKVAKLISPKTFIIEQEEIPLLKKDEVLVKINTCGICHTEMSTYLGESVTIIEGLENYRFQKEIPYPVELGHEPSGIVIDVGSEVKNFKIGDRVGGPIDGSFASHVVTIPKKLVKIPDSVKNPEYCLAEPLGCISNMVRSARPEYGDFVAVIGCGTMGLLTLSALKQMPLQGLIAIDLQDSRLEWAKKFGAQITLNPKRDDCEQFIQDLTDNRGVDVAIEITGKLKGLEMASLMIRNASFYGYQGRGRIIASSFYAGDQIMSNTLGYQLMFKSPIVTSVHPWHSLNFMEDVAKGVWGYQNHFLPLDQLVTHKFYLEDLAKGFEAASGENTEYMKGVIILE, from the coding sequence ATGAAAAGAAAAGTTGCCAAACTCATATCGCCAAAAACTTTTATTATTGAACAAGAAGAAATTCCACTCTTAAAAAAAGATGAGGTTCTTGTAAAAATTAATACTTGCGGTATATGCCACACTGAGATGTCCACCTATTTGGGAGAAAGTGTCACGATTATCGAAGGACTCGAAAACTATCGCTTTCAAAAAGAAATTCCATACCCGGTTGAACTGGGTCATGAACCATCAGGTATTGTTATTGATGTCGGAAGTGAGGTAAAAAATTTTAAAATTGGCGACCGAGTCGGGGGACCGATTGATGGGTCATTTGCGTCACATGTGGTTACTATTCCTAAAAAATTGGTTAAAATTCCCGATTCGGTTAAGAATCCAGAATACTGTTTAGCTGAGCCTTTAGGTTGTATATCGAACATGGTTCGATCTGCCCGTCCTGAATATGGTGATTTTGTTGCCGTCATTGGTTGTGGAACAATGGGTTTATTAACGCTATCAGCTTTAAAACAAATGCCCCTTCAAGGCCTTATCGCTATCGACCTCCAAGATTCACGCCTGGAATGGGCTAAAAAATTTGGTGCCCAAATAACCCTCAATCCTAAACGAGATGACTGTGAACAATTTATCCAAGATTTAACTGATAATCGAGGGGTAGATGTGGCAATTGAAATAACTGGAAAATTAAAAGGCCTGGAAATGGCTTCGTTGATGATTCGCAATGCATCCTTTTATGGGTATCAAGGCAGGGGCAGAATCATCGCATCGTCATTTTACGCTGGTGATCAAATAATGAGCAACACTCTTGGTTATCAACTGATGTTTAAATCACCGATAGTCACCTCGGTTCACCCCTGGCATTCTCTCAATTTTATGGAAGATGTCGCCAAAGGGGTTTGGGGATATCAAAACCACTTCCTTCCTCTCGATCAATTGGTCACTCATAAATTTTACCTTGAAGACCTAGCTAAAGGGTTTGAAGCAGCATCGGGAGAGAATACTGAATATATGAAAGGCGTTATCATTTTGGAATAA
- a CDS encoding sugar isomerase domain-containing protein, giving the protein MVKGKSYLDITIEFLQKIEKEQAKNFEKAGQVIGDTLMKDGLLHVIGTGGHTDIPAYDMFYRAGGLVPVNYIIPIGALYGACGATHGMRIERCPDYMNRVVDYYGVKAGDVTIIFNNIGVNAAAIDATLECKKKKAYTIGIGGSEWQEKIPKDHFTRHPSRKNMMDLVDLFIDDYNPIGDSVMEIDNFDRPFAPISAMTDGYIVRRIEIETIKYMVNKGVTPKVWMSANRIGGDEANAKYVEEYFNRIKNL; this is encoded by the coding sequence GTGGTAAAAGGAAAAAGCTATCTTGATATTACCATTGAGTTTCTCCAAAAAATTGAAAAAGAACAAGCAAAAAACTTTGAAAAAGCCGGGCAAGTTATCGGCGATACCCTCATGAAAGATGGTTTGCTCCATGTAATTGGTACTGGAGGACATACAGATATTCCTGCGTATGATATGTTTTATCGAGCTGGTGGTTTGGTTCCGGTCAATTACATCATCCCAATAGGAGCACTATATGGTGCTTGTGGGGCTACTCATGGAATGCGTATTGAAAGGTGTCCGGATTATATGAACCGAGTTGTCGATTATTATGGAGTCAAAGCTGGAGACGTAACAATTATATTCAATAATATCGGAGTAAATGCTGCCGCTATCGATGCTACTTTAGAATGCAAAAAGAAAAAAGCTTACACGATCGGTATTGGAGGAAGTGAATGGCAAGAAAAGATCCCCAAGGATCACTTTACTCGCCATCCCAGCCGTAAGAACATGATGGATTTGGTCGATCTTTTCATTGATGATTATAACCCTATAGGTGACTCTGTCATGGAGATTGATAATTTCGATCGACCTTTCGCTCCTATTTCAGCTATGACTGACGGATATATCGTACGCCGCATTGAAATTGAAACCATTAAATATATGGTGAACAAAGGAGTAACCCCCAAAGTATGGATGAGTGCCAATCGAATTGGCGGTGATGAAGCCAATGCAAAATATGTTGAAGAATATTTTAACCGAATTAAAAATTTATAG
- a CDS encoding GyrI-like domain-containing protein: protein MKSLQLTILFLFLLMIFVLIGHIAFGQNQSTTSQPFDIEVVEVPEILVFSLKKEIQDFSQELPQIIHDSVVELTKMGGKPSGPLIVLYYLKNVDFNQPLGKILTEVAWPVDKAQYSNNQLPKIKAARIIFKGSYQGMNAVYQSIHSWLVQNHYKIVYPTREIYHNDPATTTAEDLLTEILIPVEEAKD from the coding sequence ATGAAAAGTTTGCAATTGACAATCCTATTTTTATTTTTACTTATGATTTTTGTTCTAATAGGGCATATCGCTTTTGGTCAAAATCAATCGACAACCAGTCAACCCTTTGACATTGAAGTAGTTGAAGTACCCGAAATTTTGGTGTTTTCTTTGAAAAAAGAAATTCAAGACTTTTCTCAGGAATTACCACAAATCATACACGATTCAGTAGTTGAGCTAACCAAAATGGGAGGGAAGCCCTCCGGACCGTTAATTGTCCTTTATTATTTAAAAAATGTGGATTTTAATCAACCCTTAGGAAAAATCTTAACCGAGGTCGCTTGGCCGGTGGACAAAGCCCAATATTCTAATAACCAACTCCCTAAAATTAAAGCAGCTCGAATTATATTCAAGGGTTCTTATCAAGGCATGAATGCTGTTTACCAGTCAATTCATTCCTGGTTAGTTCAAAATCATTATAAAATTGTTTATCCTACTCGAGAAATCTATCATAATGATCCTGCTACGACCACAGCTGAGGATTTGCTTACCGAAATTCTTATACCTGTCGAAGAAGCGAAGGATTAA
- a CDS encoding SIS domain-containing protein has product MDMNFAFNLSYYEKVNNQLRNIIDSEKEKMMQASVQIAQSIANQGLVHIFGTGHSHLFGEEAFYRAGGLACVNPILEPSLMLHAGAMKSSALEDLQGYAEKIFNHVQPEKSDIFIIFSNSGVNHVPVEMAKIVKNSQLPLIGIGSKKYSEFLKNTKKRQSLSDFSDIFIDNHAEIGDAVLSVFGIEQKIAPTSTVCGAFILNLILANVSMWLVQQQKITPPIFISGNLPDGKKKNTELYNQYRKRVRAL; this is encoded by the coding sequence ATGGATATGAATTTTGCTTTTAATTTGAGTTATTATGAAAAAGTGAACAATCAGCTCAGGAACATAATTGATTCAGAAAAAGAAAAAATGATGCAAGCTTCAGTTCAAATTGCTCAGTCTATTGCCAATCAAGGACTTGTTCATATTTTTGGAACCGGTCATTCTCACCTGTTCGGTGAAGAAGCTTTTTATCGAGCCGGGGGCTTAGCATGCGTCAATCCGATTCTTGAACCTTCACTTATGCTCCATGCTGGAGCCATGAAATCTTCGGCGCTCGAAGACTTACAAGGCTATGCCGAGAAAATATTCAACCATGTTCAACCTGAGAAATCAGATATATTTATCATTTTTTCCAATTCTGGAGTGAATCATGTTCCAGTTGAGATGGCCAAGATAGTTAAAAATTCTCAGCTTCCTCTCATTGGTATCGGATCAAAAAAATACAGCGAGTTTTTAAAAAACACCAAAAAACGTCAATCTTTGAGTGATTTTTCTGATATATTCATTGATAATCATGCTGAAATCGGAGATGCCGTTTTGTCTGTATTCGGAATTGAGCAGAAAATTGCGCCAACATCTACAGTCTGTGGCGCTTTTATTCTCAATTTGATATTAGCAAATGTTTCAATGTGGCTTGTTCAGCAGCAAAAAATAACCCCTCCAATATTTATTAGTGGCAATCTACCCGATGGGAAGAAGAAAAATACCGAACTCTATAACCAATATCGAAAAAGAGTGAGAGCTTTATGA
- a CDS encoding serine hydrolase: MRKNKLYQLFVRSSFLMLFVMSCILITSLSVLANDSINHPDQVALQKILADFEAYAEQARKDWGIPGMAISIVQGDEMIYAKGFGVKKVGESDPVDEQTIFQIGSTSKAFTAALVAMMVDEGKFHWKDKVIDYLPDFRMYDPWVTREFLINDVMAQHSGMPGYAGDFLSFLGFDRDYIIHSIRYIQPISSFRSEFAYMNNLFLVAASLVEKASGKTWEDNLQERIFDPLGMNDTTCIQDGFTQALNVAYLHQNIKGQAKMLPMDWPYIDWVYTYSPAGGINSNVVDMAKWMVLQLNEGVYEGKQLISKENIQYMHSPKTILDANNFYNLAWLTTKYEPYSLIWHNGGTSGIKSVIQIIPEAKLGIVVLTNMSDTQLPEALGKHFVDLYFGNPLKDWSAESLKAFKTSLSQEAEIPDIPKEKPLPLEAYTGKYVNPVFGEILISIEGENLVFAIGPKQSKVILTPWNRDTFLFSIPDFLDEGGFVQFQIDPMGKAYKFVDDTIGEFDRIAD, encoded by the coding sequence ATGAGAAAAAACAAGCTTTATCAATTATTTGTCCGATCATCATTTTTAATGCTTTTTGTTATGAGTTGTATTTTAATTACTTCACTATCAGTTTTAGCGAACGACAGCATTAACCATCCCGATCAGGTAGCTTTACAGAAAATTCTTGCTGATTTTGAAGCCTATGCTGAACAAGCTCGCAAAGATTGGGGAATTCCTGGGATGGCAATATCCATCGTCCAAGGAGATGAAATGATCTATGCCAAGGGCTTTGGAGTAAAAAAAGTTGGAGAAAGTGATCCGGTTGATGAACAGACAATTTTCCAGATTGGCTCAACTTCCAAGGCTTTTACCGCCGCCTTAGTTGCCATGATGGTCGATGAAGGAAAATTTCATTGGAAAGATAAAGTCATTGATTATCTTCCTGATTTTCGAATGTATGATCCCTGGGTAACCCGTGAATTTCTCATCAATGATGTTATGGCTCAACATAGCGGTATGCCTGGTTATGCGGGAGATTTTCTATCTTTCCTTGGTTTCGATCGTGATTATATTATTCATTCCATTCGTTATATTCAACCTATAAGTAGCTTCCGAAGTGAATTTGCATATATGAATAATCTTTTTTTAGTCGCAGCATCTTTAGTAGAAAAAGCTTCTGGAAAAACCTGGGAAGATAATTTACAAGAAAGAATATTTGATCCATTGGGAATGAATGATACTACTTGCATCCAAGATGGTTTTACTCAGGCTCTAAATGTTGCTTATCTCCATCAAAATATAAAAGGTCAGGCGAAAATGCTCCCTATGGATTGGCCATATATTGATTGGGTGTATACCTATTCTCCTGCTGGTGGGATTAATTCGAATGTTGTCGATATGGCTAAATGGATGGTTCTTCAACTTAATGAAGGAGTTTATGAAGGAAAACAGCTTATCAGCAAAGAGAATATTCAATACATGCATTCTCCCAAAACCATATTAGATGCAAATAACTTTTATAATTTAGCCTGGCTTACGACTAAATATGAACCCTATTCTTTAATTTGGCATAATGGAGGAACTTCTGGCATTAAATCTGTAATACAGATTATACCTGAGGCTAAATTGGGAATTGTCGTTCTGACCAATATGTCTGATACACAACTTCCTGAAGCACTGGGAAAACATTTTGTTGATCTTTACTTTGGGAATCCCCTAAAAGATTGGAGTGCTGAAAGTTTAAAAGCATTCAAAACATCTCTATCCCAGGAAGCTGAAATTCCTGATATTCCTAAGGAAAAACCTCTTCCCTTGGAAGCTTATACAGGAAAATACGTTAACCCGGTTTTCGGAGAAATTTTAATAAGTATTGAAGGTGAAAATTTAGTTTTTGCTATTGGACCTAAGCAATCTAAGGTTATTTTAACTCCTTGGAATCGAGATACATTTTTATTTTCTATACCCGATTTCTTGGATGAAGGCGGGTTTGTTCAATTCCAAATCGATCCTATGGGGAAGGCGTATAAATTTGTTGATGATACTATTGGTGAATTTGACCGGATCGCTGATTAA
- a CDS encoding GntR family transcriptional regulator, translated as MLLEKTSPVPLHIQLRKIILSMIESGKLKPGDKLFSESEFCKKYNISRMTVRRVISDLVNEGYIQRVAGKGSFVCEPKIIEKLTYVTTFTDDMICRGLIPERKLLERRIDEPYPKITEVLNLDQEEKIIYVKMLLYANHEPICLQNVFLPYRIFFKFMQTSEQEIERRDLCEILNDFIDHPVLWAKQSVEAVLLKTKEAKLLDVSTNIPGLLCERVTFDELDTPIEYVTFLYRADRYKFMIDKRNVIHQKNK; from the coding sequence GTGCTTCTTGAAAAAACATCTCCAGTTCCACTCCATATACAACTGAGGAAAATAATTCTTTCAATGATTGAAAGTGGAAAATTAAAACCTGGTGATAAGTTGTTCTCTGAGTCCGAGTTTTGTAAAAAGTATAACATCAGTCGAATGACGGTAAGACGAGTTATTAGCGATCTGGTAAACGAAGGATACATTCAGAGAGTTGCCGGTAAGGGCAGTTTTGTTTGTGAACCCAAAATCATTGAGAAATTAACCTATGTTACAACCTTTACTGATGATATGATTTGTCGCGGTCTTATACCCGAACGGAAACTATTGGAACGACGAATTGATGAGCCATATCCCAAAATTACCGAGGTACTCAATCTTGATCAAGAAGAAAAAATTATTTATGTTAAAATGCTTCTCTATGCCAACCACGAACCGATCTGCTTGCAAAACGTGTTTTTGCCTTATCGGATATTCTTTAAATTTATGCAAACCAGTGAACAAGAAATTGAAAGAAGAGATTTGTGCGAGATCTTGAATGATTTTATCGATCACCCTGTTTTATGGGCAAAACAAAGTGTTGAAGCTGTTTTACTAAAAACCAAGGAAGCCAAGCTTCTTGATGTATCTACCAATATCCCTGGATTGCTTTGCGAGAGGGTCACTTTTGATGAATTGGATACACCGATAGAATATGTTACTTTTCTCTATCGAGCCGACAGATATAAATTTATGATTGATAAAAGAAACGTTATCCATCAGAAGAATAAATAG
- the xylB gene encoding xylulokinase, translating to MIKDSPYILTIDIGTTNLKCIIYDKKGRIKAKLSQSHPTHFSLPGYAEQNPTVWVSNLQNLLRIMGGKHPEIIQSIQGISLTGQMHGPVFLDSKQEIAYPCLIWSDTRAHKEVSFLKNTFTTDSILKITGNPVQESFALPKILWLKDQQPNLFSQIDKIIFPKDYLGFLLTGTIATDHSDASGSMLYNLANHCWSEEIIDTCELRKPLFPNIIQSDAILGRVTREAAQQFGIPEGVPVIKGGGDLATTALATGTGKKESISLCIGTAAQMLMSFDSIEEKLLGHLYFFSHCLPQSYFCLGTVPTGGSSIQWFQDLFELKNIEFIYNELNITFDDAIERNTLFFPYLMGTGTPHFDYRANGAFLGLRINHKRCDLIYSIVEGIIFALKDSLTSILKPNLGKIFLSGGATRFSMWPKLVSNIFNLPVYTYQNADSATIGAFLLGARRLGLIEDYDSIINGFIPEEPVHPQKKFVQKLEKKFEKYRHFSLLIREYSTYEKDFLV from the coding sequence ATGATAAAAGATTCTCCTTATATTTTAACTATAGATATCGGTACCACCAATTTAAAATGTATAATTTATGATAAAAAGGGAAGAATTAAGGCAAAATTATCACAATCCCATCCCACTCACTTTTCGCTTCCTGGATATGCCGAACAAAATCCAACTGTTTGGGTATCCAATCTACAGAATCTTCTTCGGATAATGGGAGGTAAACATCCAGAAATAATTCAATCTATTCAGGGAATATCTCTTACTGGACAGATGCATGGACCGGTTTTTTTAGATTCAAAGCAAGAAATAGCCTATCCTTGTCTTATTTGGTCTGATACCAGAGCACATAAGGAAGTTTCTTTTTTAAAAAACACTTTTACCACCGATTCTATTTTAAAAATTACTGGAAACCCAGTTCAAGAAAGCTTTGCTCTTCCTAAAATTCTATGGTTGAAAGATCAACAACCAAATCTTTTTTCTCAAATCGATAAAATCATATTTCCTAAGGATTATCTCGGATTTCTTTTAACCGGTACTATTGCTACCGATCATTCTGATGCTTCTGGATCGATGCTATACAATCTAGCAAATCACTGCTGGAGTGAAGAAATTATTGATACCTGTGAATTAAGAAAGCCCTTATTTCCAAATATTATCCAGAGTGATGCCATTTTAGGAAGGGTAACTCGAGAAGCTGCCCAGCAATTTGGCATACCAGAAGGAGTTCCTGTTATTAAAGGTGGTGGAGATTTAGCAACAACTGCATTAGCAACTGGAACCGGTAAAAAAGAAAGTATTTCACTCTGTATTGGTACTGCAGCACAAATGTTGATGAGTTTTGATTCAATCGAAGAAAAATTATTGGGACATTTATACTTTTTTTCTCATTGCTTACCCCAAAGCTATTTTTGCCTTGGGACAGTTCCAACCGGGGGATCATCCATACAATGGTTTCAAGATCTTTTTGAGTTGAAAAATATTGAATTTATTTATAATGAATTAAACATCACCTTTGATGATGCAATTGAAAGGAATACTCTCTTTTTCCCTTATTTAATGGGAACTGGTACTCCACATTTTGATTACCGAGCCAACGGTGCCTTTTTAGGACTTCGGATTAATCATAAAAGATGTGATTTGATATATTCCATTGTTGAAGGAATAATTTTTGCCTTAAAAGATTCTCTGACCTCGATATTAAAACCAAACTTAGGAAAAATATTTTTAAGTGGTGGTGCTACTCGTTTTTCTATGTGGCCTAAGTTGGTAAGCAATATTTTTAATCTTCCAGTTTATACTTATCAAAATGCTGACTCTGCCACCATTGGAGCTTTTCTTCTTGGAGCAAGACGATTAGGACTTATTGAAGATTATGACAGCATTATTAACGGTTTTATACCCGAAGAACCAGTTCATCCGCAAAAAAAATTTGTTCAAAAGCTTGAGAAAAAGTTTGAAAAATATAGGCATTTTTCATTATTAATCAGAGAATATTCGACTTATGAAAAAGATTTTTTAGTATAA
- a CDS encoding flavodoxin family protein translates to MNIVAIYGSPRRGGNSDVMLDVFLSSVQPTDTIIKIIPSELSFSQCRGCRVCEKTGVCVFDDEIKTVSNHLLQADRVIISAPIFFYGFPSALKALIDRSQVLWSRKYLLKEGMKLKKGFLLAVGATQGKKLFDGVILSSRFFFDGFHCKYQGEVVFRGFDKKAEIKNCLACLEEIQKAAQNFFYPENTIK, encoded by the coding sequence GTGAATATCGTTGCTATTTATGGGAGTCCCCGACGCGGTGGAAATAGTGATGTAATGTTAGACGTTTTTTTATCTTCCGTTCAACCAACTGACACAATTATCAAAATTATTCCTTCAGAATTGAGCTTCAGTCAATGTAGAGGTTGTCGAGTTTGTGAAAAAACTGGTGTCTGTGTTTTTGATGACGAAATAAAAACAGTTTCAAACCATCTCCTTCAAGCCGACCGAGTCATTATTAGTGCCCCCATCTTTTTTTATGGATTTCCCAGCGCTCTAAAAGCTTTAATTGACCGTTCTCAAGTTCTCTGGTCACGTAAGTACCTTTTGAAAGAGGGAATGAAACTCAAAAAAGGATTTCTCTTGGCTGTAGGTGCAACCCAGGGTAAAAAGTTATTTGATGGAGTCATTTTGAGCAGTCGCTTTTTTTTTGACGGTTTTCATTGTAAATACCAAGGCGAGGTGGTCTTTCGAGGATTTGACAAAAAAGCTGAAATTAAAAATTGTCTGGCTTGCTTGGAAGAAATTCAGAAAGCTGCCCAGAATTTTTTCTATCCAGAAAATACCATCAAATGA
- a CDS encoding pyruvate kinase alpha/beta domain-containing protein: MERPVIYYDQTGPENTELTLQAARKRALDLGISNLIVASTHGDTGFKALEIFKNTKIQIIIVGISCSYKSEGWDMSDSVRNQLEEQGAKVVISHHVLSDDIIGGVSEQGIPHPHKIISETLRRFSQGVKVAVEITIMAAEAGVINTDHEVISIGGTHQGADTALVVKPSYARNFYDFEIREIIAKPRIPS; this comes from the coding sequence ATGGAAAGACCAGTTATTTATTATGATCAAACCGGTCCTGAAAACACCGAGCTCACACTGCAAGCAGCACGAAAAAGAGCTCTGGATTTGGGAATTTCTAACCTCATTGTTGCCTCAACTCATGGAGATACTGGTTTTAAAGCTCTGGAAATTTTTAAAAATACCAAAATTCAAATTATTATAGTTGGAATTTCCTGCTCCTATAAAAGCGAAGGGTGGGATATGAGTGATTCGGTTCGTAACCAGTTAGAAGAACAAGGAGCAAAGGTAGTCATTTCTCATCATGTTTTAAGTGACGATATTATTGGGGGAGTGTCCGAACAAGGGATACCCCATCCTCATAAAATTATTTCTGAAACACTTCGTCGATTCAGTCAGGGGGTGAAAGTTGCTGTTGAAATAACCATTATGGCAGCCGAAGCAGGGGTGATTAATACTGATCATGAGGTCATATCCATAGGCGGAACCCACCAAGGAGCAGATACCGCTTTGGTGGTCAAACCCTCTTATGCCAGGAATTTTTATGATTTTGAAATACGTGAAATTATCGCAAAACCACGAATTCCTAGTTAG
- the nagB gene encoding glucosamine-6-phosphate deaminase, protein MDIIYASNYEDMSRKAATTIAQQVIKKPTSVLGFATGSTPLRTYEILIEFHRQGIVDFSYINTFNLDEYVGLSSDHPQSYSFFMFKNFFRQIQLDPSRVHIPLGTALDLSRECTDYEEAIQNLSGIDFQLLGLGSNGHIGFNEPGVHFNSVTHVVSLSQETIKANSRFFNSLEEVPKKAITMGIKSIMNTRKILLLVSGEKKAEIIRRALSGSISEEVPASVLQLHPNTTVIIDQSIL, encoded by the coding sequence ATGGATATCATTTATGCCAGCAATTATGAGGATATGAGTCGAAAAGCAGCAACGACTATTGCCCAACAGGTTATTAAAAAACCAACATCAGTATTAGGTTTTGCTACAGGTTCCACACCCCTTAGAACTTATGAAATACTCATTGAATTCCATCGACAGGGGATTGTCGATTTTTCTTACATCAATACCTTTAATCTTGATGAATATGTTGGACTATCCTCAGATCATCCTCAAAGCTATTCATTTTTTATGTTTAAAAACTTTTTTCGTCAAATACAGCTTGATCCAAGTCGTGTTCATATCCCTTTGGGAACCGCTTTAGATCTGTCGAGGGAATGTACTGATTATGAAGAAGCAATTCAAAACTTGAGTGGAATCGATTTTCAATTGCTTGGTTTAGGCTCAAATGGTCATATTGGATTCAACGAGCCAGGAGTACATTTTAACAGTGTAACCCACGTTGTTTCTCTCAGTCAGGAGACCATCAAAGCAAATTCACGATTTTTCAATTCTTTAGAAGAAGTTCCAAAAAAAGCGATTACTATGGGGATAAAATCAATTATGAATACACGAAAAATTCTTCTTTTAGTGAGTGGAGAGAAAAAAGCTGAAATAATTCGTCGAGCTCTTTCGGGATCTATCAGCGAAGAGGTACCAGCATCGGTTTTACAACTTCACCCCAATACAACCGTGATAATCGATCAATCAATTTTATAA
- a CDS encoding CynX/NimT family MFS transporter, which translates to MIKNSMNHHQLKMSLFAFSIAFMLHLLLFSTAPLSTIIMKEMNLSHAGFAFIFGIAMISLVASRIPWGLIGDHIGFRNAFRIALPISAIAAVIRPFTQSYATLLLTQLALGFGLLSVLPILPILVKKSFQKTSTGFATGIYVAGFAAGNATAIAFTPSLLNFISWRTILFIYALIPVLVSAFWWILIPATHLKTETIQLSQFKVILRDRSLWILLLLVIAGMGGYDTLATWIPKIIEMKNLSPSVATLLPLGFFFSGPIIGFVSDRLKNRNSLLTLMGIVTLLSTLGINTSHHALFNLSLFIAGFCLNSILTISLAIPAELERYASSVGGVVGVISSLGNVGPLALPVVFGSLIDLTGTYRVSIIFISLFSGLIITLCSRSKYF; encoded by the coding sequence ATGATAAAAAATTCGATGAATCATCATCAATTAAAAATGTCGCTTTTTGCATTTTCGATTGCCTTTATGCTTCATCTCCTTCTCTTTTCAACTGCTCCACTTTCAACAATTATCATGAAAGAAATGAACCTTTCTCATGCTGGGTTTGCCTTTATTTTTGGGATTGCTATGATCAGTTTGGTTGCTTCTCGTATCCCCTGGGGACTTATAGGAGATCATATTGGTTTTCGGAATGCCTTTCGGATTGCTCTTCCCATATCAGCAATTGCAGCAGTCATTCGCCCCTTTACCCAGAGTTATGCTACCCTTCTTCTTACTCAGCTCGCTCTTGGTTTTGGTTTATTATCAGTTCTCCCAATTCTGCCAATTTTAGTTAAAAAATCATTTCAAAAAACATCAACTGGTTTTGCTACCGGAATTTATGTTGCTGGTTTTGCTGCTGGGAATGCAACTGCTATTGCGTTTACGCCAAGTTTATTAAACTTTATCAGTTGGAGGACCATTCTGTTCATTTATGCCCTTATACCGGTTTTGGTATCAGCATTTTGGTGGATCTTGATTCCCGCGACTCATTTGAAAACTGAAACAATTCAATTGAGTCAATTTAAAGTTATCCTCAGAGATCGTTCTTTGTGGATTTTATTACTTTTAGTTATAGCTGGTATGGGTGGTTATGATACCTTAGCGACCTGGATTCCAAAAATAATCGAAATGAAAAATCTTAGTCCTTCTGTGGCAACTTTACTCCCTTTAGGTTTTTTCTTCTCAGGCCCTATTATTGGATTCGTCTCTGATCGATTGAAAAACCGTAACTCTCTATTAACTCTAATGGGGATCGTAACCCTTTTATCCACTTTAGGAATAAATACCAGTCATCATGCTTTATTTAACTTAAGCTTATTCATAGCTGGATTCTGTTTAAATAGTATTTTAACCATTAGCCTCGCTATACCAGCCGAACTGGAAAGATATGCTTCTTCGGTAGGTGGTGTTGTGGGTGTAATTTCATCATTGGGAAACGTTGGGCCTCTTGCCCTTCCAGTCGTTTTCGGTTCTTTAATCGACCTAACTGGAACCTACCGTGTTTCAATTATCTTCATTTCACTCTTTTCAGGTTTAATTATTACTCTTTGTTCACGATCAAAGTATTTTTAG